From Corvus moneduloides isolate bCorMon1 chromosome 2, bCorMon1.pri, whole genome shotgun sequence, one genomic window encodes:
- the AKAP11 gene encoding A-kinase anchor protein 11 isoform X3, which translates to MDMYARAQGNRMKSRISVEKSFGESILHSMKSLLHSRKELCNVSAEECLNQEEQDNFIEITFICFAEEMGTACLQELSAVSVELPDVLKSLQLRKLKENDAVFLKDIKKTLAKPYIMKHQNQLPEVFCVMRLSPSFPRIKVDCIFTLLSKYTTGIRYAVEINSSQKHKTETTHGEDDDTNQSVSSIEDDFVTAFEHLDEDESSKIQSAGTCSFTSQNHRDAASQTIPAQSVEAVDSKILVGSAHQKSSARSTLIDIFGLKELSSVKNSVTTSISDPWIQRSFYKPYNPSEQGVNFLRKTLFSSSPAESSESDCSSPSPIIFLDEEGYQKSLKAKLQLPKIPVVKDGIEDSDSEVSEFFDSFDQFDELEQTLENSCKITRNPILGNPAQKRRTAHEKLSSASITMNPQKFKFDRPTLPANVKKPTPRKPESPYSSIFEVPDSPRPVKTSGEENGSFFSPIRTSAFSPLGSCSSSECLCRINLGGDGTGPSHHDAAYSSYSAYADSVSFEILGSVLFSESSPEQVCVETDSKHKRVTLKEKKRQAADLKMKTGKGPEKQAKSKHKSLMIRDSIQKFATELVEKSFGSAFKDLQKGVSSCTNALCHLAARLTSSVFQMAFYEIGRRRAISLKERAINGIANFLVSEAITGALKELRQVKKQIFTNTVARFAADLAEELVFEGIMEVCQFSYPSTPTAQPSSLDYENKVVRSYARDLSESVIQEAFIELSQVDVTFTTQAAISVSMDNIKYVSAESMLESTQTSTVSPNFNDRVALKPIQDSKEEYTVQQALFCTSGVVSSIPVPLAGRALCQQQVSSDAYKAKASTVPNADDSMKVSKDSTHPFFTSRKREEEVASFRNIYLTSDHSQSTGSTPSLFCNQNDTKLANNRSGMNNNSELTSGSKGINTFSGTMVDMIVNEAYEAITSSRVTKAVEEYSDFLTRKVIDKKTYVQGIGEDSPKSMFADHLAKYVIKQSVEESKTLLCNTSENLTCNVSSQTYRDTNQKEQCVIKKQEAEKQSNVSIIVEQQQLPSNNPCKFLTPTHSVQSFLESKDCWQGQKRNKFSSKSPPPCSTVTFAKHVLEDCTDTGSCSITCLNKPSRKSDTQKLSAEALNYRQTDCFLHANSFSSEMFGSEGALQMEEKSSLKLGNTCLMPDTPPPTPLVPCLGSSETNLRKLSKKLKGELAKEFAPATPPSTPYNPSITDLSGTEHDSLENEEFMLKLMRSLSEEVESSEDEDHSEMPVEKEEHSAKTIHYADCLASHIISVATEMAASHLGGKTNEREAGRQTQLGMQKKICGCTAFVNIPEETCNSLWNYAGDMAGKVINEAKKVVKSRHCKLLRLKRVNCQVDCFYLRKGDKDGSSKEWCGPVRDQWPGERDSSVLSLPQGSGTTGLTSKYPSCESVTDEYADHVIRVLKREGGNAELLVDQYASRLAYRSIKSGLQQAARKTKFRYSRKTFPGQNAQVNGKLELIKAENKDAVQQVKSSIHCCEGQTFERSAQRMECSELLYFSESLAHNITCDVRKKLKMSGACLPKSLTDSCLYKKNEFDEVTGDLIKRRFSRTFLPFSPDHKLYHSTGNINENGYSEGIIQAIEQYARKVADDTLEMSLESAVLHVADNRKNGDKLSYTEKLSPFSGTVCRCCSMKEHRYCTESISHHLPAQESCIPVRHLLHTGLGDACQNSRVFQLDIPKIHVDVEQRTVFSDKGAIAAVEKAERELSYTSLTADSGIGQDGVSFAGSLTTEIMTSAMTNIGQAVTTSSVGREGFRSVESVVSQQMSLSIGDDSTGSWSNLSFEDEHPDESSSFLHLSDSDGTEDKDEDSKDPVEGLEQIRKTLSIMNIDLEPNLVDPQLRAALQWLAASETEVSDLHFRDTAAREFVFLSRRLRERDWKVGDLLQAVLKYCEMIEKASDGDQALSKSLVNWLLENV; encoded by the exons attacATTTATATGTTTTGCAGAAGAGATGGGTACTGCTTGCTTGCAG gAGTTGTCAGCTGTTTCTGTCGAGCTTCCAGATGTTCTGAAATCGCTCCAGTTGCgcaaactaaaagaaaatgaTGCTGTATTTCTAAAAGACATAAAGAAAACCTTGGCAAAACCTTACATCATGAAACATCAG AATCAGCTCCCTGAAGTGTTTTGTGTGATGAGACTGTCTCCTTCATTCCCAAGAATCAAAGTTGACTGTATATTTACCTTGCTAAGCAAGTATACCACAGGCATAAGGTATGCTGTGGAAATAAACTCTTcacaaaaacataaaacagaGACAACCCATGGAGAAGATGATGACACCAATCAGTCAGTTTCTTCAATTGAGGATGATTTTGTCACTGCTTTTGAACACTTAGATGAAGATGAATCTTCAAAGATACAAAGTGCTG gtacATGCAGCTTTACTTCTCAAAACCATCGAGATGCTGCTTCACAGACCATCCCTGCTCAAAGTGTAGAAGCTGTTGACTCAAAGATTCTTGTGGGTTCTGCACATCAAAAGTCATCTGCCAGATCTACTTTGATTGATATTTTTGGACTTAAGGAGCTGTCCTCAGTAAAGAATTCAGTTACAACCTCAATTTCTGATCCTTGGATACAAAGGAGTTTCTATAAGCCATATAATCCTTCTGAACAAGGTGTTAATTTTTTACgtaaaacattgttttcttcctctccagctgaaTCCTCTGAGTCAGATTGCTCCAGCCCAAGCCCCATCATCTTCTTAGATGAAGAAGGATATCAAAAAAGTTTGAAGGCAAAACTTCAGCTGCCAAAAATTCCAGTAGTAAAAGATGGTATAGAGGATTCAGACTCAGAAGTAAGTGAATTTTTTGATAGTTTTGATCAGTTTGATGAGCTGGAACAAACCTTGGAAAACTCTTGTAAAATTACTAGGAATCCCATCCTAGGGAATCCTGCCCAGAAAAGGAGGACTGCACATGAAAAATTGTCTTCTGCAAGCATTACAATGAATCCTCAGAAATTCAAGTTTGATCGTCCCACTCTCCCAGCCAATGTAAAGAAACCAACTCCTCGTAAGCCAGAATCACCGTACAGCAGCATCTTTGAGGTCCCAGATTCCCCTCGCCCAGTTAAAACATCAGGGGAAGAGAATGGAAGCTTCTTCAGCCCTATTAGAACATCGGCCTTCAGCCCACTAGGGAGCTGCAGTTCTTCTGAATGTTTGTGTCGAATTAATCTTGGTGGAGATGGGACAGGTCCAAGTCACCATGATGCAGCTTATAGCAGTTACTCAGCATACGCTGACAGCGTTTCATTTGAAATACTGggttctgttttattttctgagtcCTCACCAGAGCAAGTGTGTGTAGAGACTGATTCGAAGCACAAAAGGGTTactttgaaagagaagaagaggCAGGCTGCAGatctcaaaatgaaaactggtAAGGGACCAGAGAAGCAAGCAAAATCTAAACATAAGTCACTAATGATCAGAGATAGCATTCAAAAATTTGCAACTGAATTGGTTGAAAAAAGTTTTGGCAGTGCATTTAAAGACCTCCAGAAAGGTGTTTCTTCATGCACAAATGCACTTTGCCATTTGGCTGCTAGGTTGACTTCTTCAGTCTTTCAAATGGCTTTTTATGAGATTGGAAGACGTAGAGCAATCTCGCTGAAGGAGCGTGCCATTAATGGCATAGCAAACTTTTTGGTGAGCGAAGCTATAACTGGTGCTTTGAAAGAATTGCGTCAGgtaaagaaacaaatatttaccAATACCGTTGCACGGTTTGCGGCTGACCTTGCTGAAGAACTTGTGTTTGAAGGAATCATGGAGGTATGCCAGTTTTCATATCCATCAACACCTACTGCACAGCCCTCATCACTTGATTATGAGAACAAAGTGGTAAGATCCTATGCCCGAGATTTGTCTGAATCTGTCATTCAGGAGGCATTTATCGAACTATCTCAGGTTGATGTGACCTTCACAACACAAGCAGCCATTAGTGTTTCCATGGACAATATCAAATATGTAAGTGCAGAAAGTATGTTAGAGTCAACACAGACTTCCACAGTTTCTCCTAATTTTAATGATAGAGTAGCACTAAAGCCAATCCAAGACTCCAAGGAGGAATATACAGTACAGCAAGCTCTATTTTGTACCTCTGGTGTTGTGAGTTCAATACCTGTGCCTTTAGCTGGAAGAGCTCTTTGTCAGCAACAGGTTTCCTCTGATGCTTACAAAGCAAAAGCATCCACTGTTCCAAATGCTGATGACAGTATGAAAGTATCGAAAGACTCCACTCATCCATTTTTCACaagcagaaagagagaggaggaagtagcttctttcagaaatatttatctaaCTTCAGATCACAGTCAAAGTACTGGAAGTACTCCATCACTCTTTTGTAACCAGAATGATACCAAACTAGCAAATAACAGATCTGGAATGAACAATAATTCAGAATTAACAAGTGGGTCAAAAGGCATTAATACTTTTTCTGGAACTATGGTAGATATGATTGTAAATGAAGCTTATGAAGCCATAACCTCATCTAGAGTAACAAAAGCAGTAGAAGAGTATTCAGattttttaacaagaaaagTTATAGATAAAAAGACGTATGTGCAAGGTATTGGTGAAGACTCCCCCAAGAGCATGTTTGCAGACCATTTGGCAAAGTATGTCATAAAACAATCTGTGGAAGAAAGTAAAACTCTGTTATGCAACACCAGTGAGAATTTAACATGTAATGTGAGCTCACAGACTTACAGAGATACCAATCAAAAAGAACAATGTGTGATAAAGAAGCAAGAGGCTGAGAAACAAAGTAATGTTTCTATAATTGTGGAACAACAACAGTTGCCTTCAAATAATCCATGTAAATTTCTTACTCCAACTCATTCTGTTCAGAGTTTTTTAGAATCTAAAGATTGTTGGCAgggacaaaaaagaaacaagttttcttcaaaatcaCCACCGCCTTGTTCCACTGTGACTTTTGCTAAGCATGTTCTGGAGGACTGTACTGACACAGGAAGCTGTTCAATAACATGCTTAAACAAGCCTTCCAGAAAAAGTGATACCCAGAAACTATCAGCAGAAGCTTTGAATTACAGGCAGACTGATTGTTTTCTGCATGCAAATAGCTTTTCTTCTGAGATGTTTGGCAGTGAAGGTGCTTTgcagatggaagaaaaatcaaGCCTGAAACTTGGAAATACTTGTCTAATGCCCGATACACCCCCACCGACTCCTTTAGTACCATGTCTAGGTAGTTCTGAAACAAACCTAAGAAAGCTGTCCAAGAAACTCAAGGGAGAATTAGCAAAGGAATTTGCACCTGCAACACCACCTTCTACACCCTACAATCCATCCATTACTGATTTGTCTGGAACTGAACACGACTCTTTGGAAAATGAGGAATTTATGCTGAAACTCATGCGGTCGCTTTCTGAAGAAGTGGAAAGTAGTGAAGATGAAGATCATTCTGAAATGCCTGTTGAGAAAGAGGAGCATTCAGCAAAAACAATTCATTATGCAGATTGCCTAGCTAGCCACATAATTTCAGTAGCGACTGAAATGGCTGCTTCCCATTTAGGTGGTAAAACAAACGAAAGAGAAGCTGGTAGGCAGACTCAGTTAGgtatgcaaaagaaaatatgcGGATGTACTGCATTTGTAAATATCCCAGAAGAGACATGCAATTCCTTGTGGAATTATGCAGGTGATATGGCGGGAAAAGTCATCAATGAGGCCAAGAAAGTAGTGAAATCAAGGCATTGTAAGCTGTTGAGGTTGAAGCGCGTTAACTGCCAGGTGGATTGCTTTTATTTGAGAAAAGGTGATAAAGATGGCAGTTCAAAAGAATGGTGTGGCCCAGTGCGGGACCAGTGGCCTGGGGAGAGAGATTCATCTGTGCTTTCTTTACCACAAGGTTCAGGCACGACAGGTTTGACTTCCAAGTACCCGAGCTGTGAAAGTGTGACTGACGAATACGCAGATCATGTTATCCGGGTTCTGAAAAGAGAAGGAGGTAACGCTGAGCTGTTGGTGGATCAGTACGCCAGCAGACTTGCTTACAGGTCTATCAAATCAGGCTTGCAGCAAGCTGCTAGAAAAACCAAATTCAGATACAGCAGAAAGACATTTCCTGGGCAAAATGCACAGGTAAATGGTAAGCTGGAGCTGATCAAAGCAGAGAATAAAGATGCAGTACAGCAAGTGAAAAGCAGCATTCATTGCTGTGAAGGCCAAACGTTCGAGAGGAGCGCACAGAGAATGGAATGTTCAGAGTTGTTATATTTTTCCGAATCCCTTGCTCACAATATCACTTGTGATGTcaggaagaaactgaaaatgtcaGGAGCGTGTTTGCCAAAGTCTCTAACAGATTCCTGTCTAtataaaaagaatgaatttgATGAAGTCACAGGGGATCTCATTAAAAGAAGGTTTTCTAggacatttcttcctttctccccagATCATAAACTCTATCATAGTACAGGtaatataaatgaaaatggCTACAGTGAAGGCATAATTCAAGCTATAGAACAATATGCTAGGAAAGTAGCAGATGATACTCTAGAAATGAGTTTAGAGTCAGCTGTTCTCCATGTGGCTGATAACAGAAAAAATGGGGATAAGCTCTCATATACTGAGAAACTGTCTCCTTTTTCTGGAACTGTCTGTAGATGCTGCAGTATGAAGGAACATCGGTACTGTACAGAAAGTATATCCCATCATCTACCTGCACAAGAATCCTGCATTCCAGTGCGGCATCTTCTTCATACTGGATTGGGTGATGCCTGTCAAAATTCAAGAGTGTTTCAGCTCGATATTCCCAAAATTCACGTTGACGTAGAACAGAGGACAGTGTTTTCTGACAAGGGGGCTATTGCAGCTgtagagaaagcagaaagagagcTGAGTTACACAAGTCTGACAGCTGACAGTGGTATTGGACAAGATGGAGTCAGTTTTGCTGGAAGCCTTACTACTGAAATAATGACATCAGCTATGACTAATATTGGTCAGGCAGTTACCACAAG CTCTGTTGGAAGAGAAGGATTTCGCTCTGTTGAATCAGTTGTTAGCCAGCAGATGAGTCTTAGTATTGGTGATGATAGCACTGGGAGTTGGTCCAATCTAAGTTTTGAAGATGAACATCCTGATGAGAGCAGCAGTTTTCTTCACCTAAGTGACAG